In Pseudorasbora parva isolate DD20220531a chromosome 9, ASM2467924v1, whole genome shotgun sequence, the following proteins share a genomic window:
- the fem1a gene encoding protein fem-1 homolog A, with protein MDISAAVFNAARDGKLTLIQKLLSNKSAEELEALAEEKTQGGTPLLIAARHGHLEVVEYLLEHCKANAEHGGSVNFDGETIEGAPPLWAASAAGHLPVVKTLLTHGASVNNTTLTNSTPLRAACFDGHLEIVRYLVEHRADMEVANRHGHTCLMIACYKGHRDIARFLLERGADVNRRSVKGNTALHDCAESGSLEIMKMLLKRDARMERDGYGMTPLMAASVTGHTNIVEYLVHQPRPGREERVDALELLGATFVDKKRDLLGGMRYWRRAMELREAGLPKPPARAPVPAYDCAREVSTAEELDALITDPDEMRMQALLIRERILGPAHPDTSYYIRYRGAVYADSGNFPRCISLWKYALDMQQNNLDPLSPMTASSFLSFAELFSFVLQDRAKASQSARVSVADLMGVLGKSVREVERAVAQRESPPEPAQFTKALSIILHLLFLLEKLQCAPEEEQLKRRTVYRLLKLHPRARSGYSPLHMAVDADTTAVGRYPVGRFPSLPVAELLLECGADVDSRDCENNTPLHIAAANGSPEIMAALIRAGAHFDAINGQRKTAYELLDERSSGKHALQPVNHVTLQCLAARAIGKHRLPYKRLIPEEMEAFIELH; from the coding sequence ATGGATATCAGCGCGGCGGTGTTTAACGCGGCGAGAGACGGCAAACTGACGCTCATCCAGAAGTTGCTGAGCAACAAAAGCGCAGAGGAGCTGGAGGCGCTAGCGGAGGAGAAGACGCAAGGCGGCACGCCACTGCTCATCGCGGCGCGTCACGGACACCTGGAGGTCGTGGAGTACCTGCTGGAGCACTGCAAGGCCAACGCGGAGCACGGGGGATCCGTCAACTTCGACGGCGAGACGATCGAGGGCGCGCCGCCGCTGTGGGCCGCGTCGGCCGCGGGACACCTGCCCGTGGTGAAGACGCTCCTGACGCACGGAGCCTCCGTCAACAACACCACGCTCACCAACTCCACCCCGCTGCGCGCCGCGTGCTTCGACGGACACCTGGAGATCGTGCGCTATCTGGTGGAGCACCGCGCGGACATGGAGGTGGCGAACCGGCACGGGCACACCTGCCTAATGATCGCGTGCTATAAAGGCCACCGCGACATCGCGCGCTTCCTtctggagcgcggcgcggacgtCAACCGCAGGAGCGTGAAGGGCAACACGGCTCTACACGACTGTGCCGAGTCCGGGAGTCTGGAGATCATGAAGATGCTGCTGAAGCGCGACGCGCGGATGGAGCGCGACGGCTATGGGATGACGCCGCTGATGGCCGCGAGCGTCACCGGACACACCAACATCGTGGAGTATCTGGTACACCAGCCGCGGCCCGGACGCGAGGAGCGCGTGGACGCGTTGGAGCTCCTAGGAGCCACGTTCGTGGATAAGAAGCGCGATCTGCTCGGCGGCATGCGCTACTGGAGACGCGCGATGGAGCTGCGGGAGGCGGGCTTACCCAAACCGCCCGCGCGAGCTCCGGTCCCGGCGTACGACTGCGCGCGTGAGGTTAGCACAGCCGAGGAGCTCGACGCGCTCATCACAGACCCGGACGAGATGCGCATGCAGGCTCTGCTCATCCGCGAGCGCATACTCGGGCCCGCGCACCCGGACACCTCCTACTACATTCGGTACCGCGGCGCCGTGTACGCGGACTCGGGGAACTTCCCGCGCTGCATTAGCCTGTGGAAATACGCGCTGGACATGCAGCAGAACAACCTGGACCCGCTCAGCCCCATGACGGCCAGCAGCTTCCTCTCCTTCGCCGAACTATTCTCCTTCGTGCTGCAGGACCGCGCCAAAGCCTCGCAGTCCGCGCGCGTGTCCGTGGCGGACCTCATGGGCGTGCTGGGGAAGAGCGTGCGCGAGGTGGAGCGCGCGGTGGCCCAGCGGGAGAGTCCACCGGAACCGGCCCAGTTCACCAAAGCTCTGTCCATTATCCTGCACCTGCTGTTCCTGCTGGAGAAGCTGCAGTGCGCGCCGGAGGAGGAGCAGCTGAAGCGGCGCACGGTGTACCGGCTGCTGAAGCTCCACCCGCGGGCGCGCAGCGGTTACTCCCCGCTGCACATGGCCGTGGATGCGGACACCACGGCGGTGGGCCGGTACCCGGTGGGCCGCTTCCCTTCGCTCCCCGTCGCCGAGCTGCTGCTGGAGTGCGGAGCTGATGTAGACTCGCGGGACTGCGAGAACAACACGCCGCTCCACATCGCCGCCGCTAACGGGAGTCCCGAGATCATGGCGGCGCTCATCCGGGCCGGAGCGCACTTCGACGCCATTAACGGGCAGCGCAAGACGGCCTACGAGCTGCTGGACGAGCGGAGCTCCGGGAAGCACGCGCTCCAGCCGGTGAACCACGTCACGCTGCAGTGCCTCGCGGCGCGCGCCATCGGGAAACACCGACTGCCGTACAAACGGCTGATCCCGGAGGAGATGGAGGCGTTCATCGAGCTGCACTGA